The genome window GTCGAAACCCCACCAGCAGGTATCTGATTGGCACCATGCTTAACACACATCACTTTGCTCACCTGGCTCGACCTGCCTGGCGTTTTCGGTACTGCAGGGGTCGACGTCGTGAGGGGCGGTTGCAGCGCAACAACAACATTCGAGCGTGTCTCGTTAATGACATGTCGGTACTTGGCCACCGTCTGCCTGGTGATCCCTGATAGGGCGGCAATGGCAGCGATCGCTAAAGGTTTAGCCTGGCTATGCAGAGAACGGCACGCAGCGCGGATTTTGGATTCTGTGGCTTTATGACGTACTTCATGGGTACGTTTTGCTGAGAGCTTTTGCCGCTCTGCGAGGGGAGTAGACTTGTCCAGCTCCATGACGCCCCTATGACATCTGCTGTTACCTGTGTAGCGATTCCAGGTCCAACGGCCGACTGATCGGACAGTGGATCGGATCGAGGACAGGGGCAAGTCGTCACGGAAGGCACCACGGCCACCAAACTGATTGCTGTTATGGGCATGTGCGGTAAGACGCTGCATGAAATGCTCGTAGCTACCGTGCTCGCGCTCGTTGTTGACAATGCTGTATGCAAAAAAACGGAGGTTCTCGAACAGCATGCAGTGCCGAGAATGCGACACGGCATCCATATCCGGCCCTTTGCCCCATGGGGTAACCGGTTCAAGCTCAACGCACTCTGCTAAATCGGCGAGCTCATAGACGTTGCCGTGTAATTCCCTCGTATGCCACCAGGGATGCCCCGGCGTTTTAGCGACAGGGCCACCATGATACTCAGGATCAGCTTTCAGCCGGTCAACGAAAGCCTTGTAAATGGCTTTCATATAGCGAATTGGCTTGTCCCGGGCGCTATCCGAGGTACAAACCGGAATGATCGCGTAGTAGAGGTGGCTAGAGCCTGAATGACGATTGCGGACAATCAGGTTCGGAGGTGGGAGACCGGCATCGTCCCAAATTAGGGAGTTAGCGTGATCCAGATCGAAGATGAGCCATGAGACTCGATCTAGGCGATTTACCTGCATGTAGGGATAGCGAATTGCGTGCTCGCGGGGACGCACTCGCATAGCCGTTTTATTGTC of Pseudomonas sp. ML2-2023-3 contains these proteins:
- a CDS encoding replication initiation protein; translated protein: MNQGKPGALQTPVDPRFFVADTALNRVFEEASYLARCSDNKTAMRVRPREHAIRYPYMQVNRLDRVSWLIFDLDHANSLIWDDAGLPPPNLIVRNRHSGSSHLYYAIIPVCTSDSARDKPIRYMKAIYKAFVDRLKADPEYHGGPVAKTPGHPWWHTRELHGNVYELADLAECVELEPVTPWGKGPDMDAVSHSRHCMLFENLRFFAYSIVNNEREHGSYEHFMQRLTAHAHNSNQFGGRGAFRDDLPLSSIRSTVRSVGRWTWNRYTGNSRCHRGVMELDKSTPLAERQKLSAKRTHEVRHKATESKIRAACRSLHSQAKPLAIAAIAALSGITRQTVAKYRHVINETRSNVVVALQPPLTTSTPAVPKTPGRSSQVSKVMCVKHGANQIPAGGVSTPKGEKPHQLALIDPLIVSSDSS